The Leishmania infantum JPCM5 genome chromosome 15 DNA window GATTAGCCGATGCAGTGGCCCCTGCTGCCAGAGAACTGCAAGAATGTCGTACGTGGCGATGCAGATCAGCAACGACCACGTCGACCAttccggcagcgccgtcagcgacCACGCAGTCAAGATGGAGGCGATGACCAAATACACCTGCGTCACAGTAGGGTGAGAGTAGCAAAAGAGGGCGATGAGGCCCACCACGCCGAAGTTCCACACAAAGATGCCCATCGAAATGACGTTGTAAGGGATTTGGAAATATGTGCAGAACAAGTCCAGCCAAATCCACAGCAGCATAAAAAACATTGACACTGCCGAAAACGCCAGCCAGCCATACAATACAAACTGGAGATGGAAGTGATAGAGCAGCACAGTTGCAAAAGTTGCGGCCACGACGCACCCAACGACGATCAGGGCCGCCACCAGTGAGTACACAAACTTCTCGCCCGCAGTGGCCGCGTCATTCTCGTTTACCACcaccggcagaggcggcaccTGGCTGTTCACGTAGATAGGCGAGAGGCATGAGAGGCTCCACACCACGGCCAACATGGTGGCAGTCACAGGTACGACAAGCGACACAAACCGGATACCCACGCCACGTGAGAGGTGTGCGTCGTCTAAGAGAGGCCTGCTCGACATGTTTGCAACACTACGATGCG harbors:
- a CDS encoding putative presenilin-like aspartic peptidase, clan AD,family A22A; translation: MSSRPLLDDAHLSRGVGIRFVSLVVPVTATMLAVVWSLSCLSPIYVNSQVPPLPVVVNENDAATAGEKFVYSLVAALIVVGCVVAATFATVLLYHFHLQFVLYGWLAFSAVSMFFMLLWIWLDLFCTYFQIPYNVISMGIFVWNFGVVGLIALFCYSHPTVTQVYLVIASILTAWSLTALPEWSTWSLLICIATYDILAVLWQQGPLHRLIKIAQERDEPIPGFVYSSAHSIVPITQPATASSARVPATAAESFMWTVQHATPFKLGLGDFIFYSLLVGRASFSGFVSWSFCMVSILAGMLGTLLSLLLFRNSLRALPALPCSIFLSTVVFVLCRLIVESLSSFTSHHLLVL